The following DNA comes from Alosa alosa isolate M-15738 ecotype Scorff River chromosome 13, AALO_Geno_1.1, whole genome shotgun sequence.
tgttcttgagaGTGGCACCCAGCGAGCGAAGCCCAGTGGAATGGCGCGCAAGCTTCAGAATGCGGAAAATCCTCATCAGCCTCAGCACCTGAGCCACGCGCCCCAGGTTGGTTAGAGCCGGGCTGCTCTCGGCCACCAAGTTAATGACAAGTGTGAGGTAAAAGGGCAAAATTGACACAAGGTCAATTAAATTCAAAGGGTGCTGAAAAAAGTGTAAAAGATCTGGAGCCACGGCGAACCTGGCGAGCAGCTCAAACGTAAACCACCCAATTCCAAAGAGCTCTACAATTTCAAAGCGCGGATCCTCCAACGGCTGCCCGTCACTATCCAACACAACAAACTCGGCCATACTGTTCATGCACATGGTGACAATGGACCCCAACACAACAAGAATGGAGAACACGCTGATTATTCGACTGGGAACCGAGTACCCAGGGTTGTCTAGCATCAGCCAGATTCTACGTCTAACACTTCCCAGTGGTTGCTTGTCAAACTTTGTGGCATCATTGTAGAATTCTAAAATCTCATCAAAGGAGGATGCAGTGCTTCCCTCCTCACTTTTGTCATCCCATTCGTCACGGTTGGGTTCCATTATACGGCAATGATATGCGTTGCTGCAACAGGAGTCTATGAAGAACTCGTTGATACCCCAATATTCGATttcttgactaaatgaaaaaatacAGAGTTCTGCCATAACATGTAAACGCCCAGTGTTGTAGAAATTCAAAACATACGGGAAAAGCGCCGGGTTTCTGTCGAAGTAAAACTCTTT
Coding sequences within:
- the LOC125306009 gene encoding potassium voltage-gated channel subfamily S member 2-like, producing the protein MTGQSLEDLSGTNIEENVIRINVGGFKKRLLSNMLSRFPETRLARLLRCQSKDAILELCDDYDDAEKEFYFDRNPALFPYVLNFYNTGRLHVMAELCIFSFSQEIEYWGINEFFIDSCCSNAYHCRIMEPNRDEWDDKSEEGSTASSFDEILEFYNDATKFDKQPLGSVRRRIWLMLDNPGYSVPSRIISVFSILVVLGSIVTMCMNSMAEFVVLDSDGQPLEDPRFEIVELFGIGWFTFELLARFAVAPDLLHFFQHPLNLIDLVSILPFYLTLVINLVAESSPALTNLGRVAQVLRLMRIFRILKLARHSTGLRSLGATLKNSYKEVGLLLLYLAVGVSFFSVMVYTVEKEDSDDLNTIPACWWWATVSMTTVGYGDVVPVSIAGKLTASACILAGILVVVLPITLIFNKFSLFYKRQKQLEVAMKSCDFDEGIKEAPSVNLRNYYAHKVKSLMASLSNMSRSSPSEHSLTESLH